In the genome of Brachypodium distachyon strain Bd21 chromosome 3, Brachypodium_distachyon_v3.0, whole genome shotgun sequence, the window ttgttcaCTTGCTTGGGGTGTGAACATGTTTTAGAGGCCGGTGCTGAGCTGCTTAATAACCTGCACGCATTACTGgggtttctttttcctttttcattgCGTGCACTTGGGAGTAGCTTATTTATCTCGATATTGCTTAGCTTGTTTTGAATGTAGACATTGAAGCCTGATATTAGACATTGGTATTGAGTCAGTCGTGAATACCGAAATTTAGACCGTTTGGCCACTCTCGACATTATCCCGTGATATTGAGACTGAATATTGAGTTCCGAAGGACAAATTTGGTCCGGCCCTGGTAATCGGTAAACGAATAGCACTTCGACCGATACCTGTGTTCGAATCACGCTCGATGCAGCAGAAACGAAATATTTTCCATTTTCCCCGATTCCCCTCCTCAGTCATCGctgcctccttcctcctgATAGCTTGCAGCGGCGCGGATCCAAGCCAGCGGcgccctccctccctcttcctcctcccctaGCGTCGTTGCCCTCCTGTCCTACCCGGCCGCAGTTCTCTCCCGACGACCTCGCTgtcccctctcctctctctctcgtctgTTTGTGCTCCagatccggcggccggcggcaccTTCCCGCCTCCTCGTAGCGGCGCctcccttcccctcctccgGCCGACGCACGTGTAAGAGGCTGCAGCGCTTGCAGTGCCTTCCTCCAGTCCAGACGACGTAGGTACAGAGGCATTGACTCCTCTGATCCACTCCCTCCTCCGACCGGCGCAGGTACAGGACGATGCATACCCTGCCCGCTTCCTCACCTCTTCATCCgacccctctctctctctctctctgcgaGATTAGGAAAACGACACGGGACCTGCACCCTGATCTACAAGTTGGGTAGTACTGGATCTGAAGTTTGCACCCTGATCTACAAGGGGGCTACAATATATACTCGTTGAAAGACATGCTGATCTGAAGTTGCATTCCGTATGAGACTATATGTAATAATGTGTACATAACAGTATAATAGCGGTATAGAATAGTATGATCGTCATACAACTTCAATTCATCACTTGGACCATCCAAACAAGATTTTGTATTCAACCTCAATATCAAAACTAGGTTCTGAATATCTAAACATTCAAACCAAAATATGAACATTCATTCTCAATATCAATATCATGTGATATTGGCGTTGGAACCAATGCAATACCAAGCGTCCCAATGtttacatccaaacaaagcaAGTGTCTTGAGATAGCAACCATTCAGCTAAAAGGGATACGCAGATGCACTAACTAAATTTGTATGGAAGTGATAAATATTGCCCTTGTCATGTTTAAACTCCAGAATTAATCATGTAATCGCCTAATATTCCAGCACACTTATCTCCAGTGGGTCATGTCATCTCAGTCGACGACAACTGACCGAGTCAGGGTGTACATGCATTGATGCATTTCTTCACCAAGCGAAACGTCACGCTGTGTGATGTTTGCAGAAGAGTTAAATTTTGTTTAAATTTTGAATGCAGCTCATTTTGTGTTAAAGTTTCAACGGAATATCAATTTTATTGTTTTGCCCGATCTTCACATGGCTGGATGCTAATCATGTCTGGAGCAACCCACGTGCGCGATCGGAAGTACATCTCGTCGTCACCCACCAGACCGCCATGTCCTCCCTCCATGCATGAccctagcttagctagccGTTCGCTGTAGCCAAAAGCTTTGCTGCAATGTCAAGACATGGGACGAAGCCCGTATATGCAACGGTAAGCCTGATCACATGAACGCTGGACGACTGCTCGATCTCATCCCCTGGTCTGGCACTCTGGCACATGTTTGGCCCTCTTCCCACGCGACAACCCCTCCCTCCGCACTCATGCCCCTGTCTCGACGCCATGCTGGGCTGCATGCTAGAAACCTTATCCAATTTAATCAATCCATACATATATACCACCACCAATAAGGCACAAACAACCTCGCAAGCCACAAACAAACCAACGACATTAGCTGCAAGCCGAGACTTCGTCTTCATGGCGAAACAAGCCATCTTCGTGCACCTCATCGTCACACTACTGCTGCTACTCTGCCCCGCGAGCCAAGGTAACACAACACTCAAAATCTTGCCGCGCGTCGTTAACATCGACAACATTGACATTGGCAGCAATATGCAGGCGAGGATCTGGGAGATGCTGCAGCAGGGGCGCCGtgcggggcggcggagctggTAGTgaggcagtgggcgacggggcgGGTGGTGGAGGGGAAGCCGGAGTACGCGGTGGAGGTGAGGAACCGGTGCCGGTGCGCGCAGTCCATGGTGCTGCTCCGCTGCTACGGCCTCAGCAGCGTCGAGGCCGTCGACCCGCTGGCCATCCGCCCGCTCGACGCCGAGCGCTGCGTGCTCCGCGGCGGCCGAAGGAtccccgccggcgcgcccGTGCGGTTCAAGTACGCCTGGATGACGCCCTTCGACTTCCCGCTCCTCAGCTCACAGGCCCACTGCTAGCGCTTAATCAAGAGGATCAAGAGGTGGCAGCAGATGCTACGAATCGGACGAAAGGTGAGCCTGCCGCCTGACTGAGAGGTGCAGAGTTGCAATATCGGGCGAGTTTGTGATGAGTTGTGAGAAAACTTTGTCGAGGAATGGATGCAGAAGCTAGCACTTGTTACTAGATGGGCCAGCGCGCTCCGCTCCGCTGCGCCGTTGTTTGTGGGATCAAATCAAATATAGACAATTTAAATTTATATATCTGTACAAAAGAAAATCGTCAAGCAACTTTGTTTTCCTTTAATAGCATAcccatttcgttgcagaggaCTTACATGAAGCACCGCGGGAGGAGCAGAATGAAGCATGGAACCACTATTACATACTCTGTGTTTTCCTACCGAACTGGGCTATAAAACATGGGCTGCAACATTCCCTTTCGATCGATCTTCAAGATATCCGAAAGATAGCATTGCGACATTGCGACATGAGCTTCTTGGATTCAGCAATAACAATGAACCAGGTTTGTCTAATTGGAGATCTTGGATAGCAATAATCAATTTCAAACTTGAAGGGTTGATTCACATGCGGCGTGGCTAAACGCAAGCCTTCTTTGCAGGCAATGGCTTCATCTTCAGCGTCATCGGCACAAAAGATGGACAATACCAAACTTCAATTTGGGTCTGTACATTGCGTAATGAGTTAAGTATGAACTGATGACAAAATTTAGCATATAGAAAACAAATGACAACTAAAGATATAATGAATCGACAGATGAAAGCCGAACTGTGAGTAGCAAATAATGGTCATAGTGAAACCCTATTGTCAAAATGCATTATCGCCCTTTGAGTCCATTCTAGATTACATCTGATAAGGCCACATCCAAAATGAGAGATGAcagtgaaaagaaaataaaactaatAAAAGTGTTCCCAACATAAACATTAAAAATCCACAACATGCTGttttctatttatttatgtAACAACAAATTTTGCTAGTAAAGATATATAGCATAAATCTATGGTTTCAGCTCAAGTATAAATCAAGTATACACTGTGCGCCAAAGGGAGTTTGTAGGGATATCTTGTCTAACTAAAATTCTTATGGACTGCTTAATTACACAAACAGAGAGGTAAGAATAGAATAACTTTTTAGTTGcatcaaagaaagaaagggacAAACCTGATTACCAACATAACATAGGAGTAGGACCTTTCAGAAATGACGCATCTGCATGAAGATTAATAATTGTGTGAAAGCTGCCCAATCTGTACTAAAACTTAAGAGAAATTAGAAACTGATTTCATGGCCAGGATAACAACCATGACCTCTCCATTCCCACTCCAAACCACAGATGTATAAGAAAAGAAACGGTAATATTGCTTCACTTCCACATTTATTTTCTGCTTGCTTGAGACATTTTGCCGGCCCCTTTAACACAAATCTGATGTGAAAATCAATAAAACAACAATCTTGCATAAGACTTATTAAAAGCAATCGTTGTTTTTATGATTAAACTCGTAGCACTCAGACATGAATTTCTTCCAACTGCAGCATATTCTGCCCAAATGTAAGACCAGAAGGTGGGTGCACAATTTTACTTATGTCATCCTCACAGATGGTGCATATTAGGAATGGAGAATAAAGCAATTAAAATGTCTATTCGAAATTATCAGAAAAAAGACTCTCATTTCTGCATCTTCAATGTCACAATGTATAGTCTACATTCGACCTCTATACACTCTGGAATCCACACTCTAGTCACAGTTagcaaggaggagggagaaagGGAAAATAATCTTGTTTCTTGGCTTGCAGCAAGTTCTTCCCAGTCCATTACCTGGAACAAATCTCGGTTCAAATACCAGGGCAAACAAGGGGAAGGAGATCGGCCATCCAACAGCCACGCGTCCAGCCGCCATCTCCTCGTTGCCAGGTCGTCGCTAGTccagccgccgtctcctcatAGTCAGGGCGCGTGAGTCTAACCACCGAGCACCTCATCTGCGGCCGCGCGAGTCCAACCGCCGAGCGCCTCATCTCTGCCGGTTAAGCCACACCTGCAGAACAAACAAGAAACCAAGGGCCACAACACCAAGCACACACGCACATCAACCTTCCAGACCAACAACAGCACAGACACCGAATTGAACAGCAAGCAATCAAGCAACTCCTAACAAACAAAACCCTAGAAAAAAATAGACAGGCCACCACCGACAGAACAACGCAACGGGCTCACCgaaagaagaaatcacatgaAGAAAACCAGACCATCCAACGGAGAGCCCAATGATCCAGCGACAGAGCAGGACCTGCGCAGAGAAGACAACacaatcaaaacaaaaaattaggcGTCCATCCAGCAAGAACACACCAGcccaaacaaaaaggaaaaaaccagAGGTTTCGACGAACCTGGAACCGCGAAGAAATCCCCGACGAACAGACCACCAGCGCATCCACCTCCACCACGAACAACCGACCGGACGCGGCGCCATAACAGCAGAACTCAACGGCGCCTCCACCCCGACGAAtccccaccgccgccaagagGAAAAGGCCGGAGATGGCGCAGCACCAGCAAACACCCGGCGAGAACCTCCCGACTGAACCGCTCGGTCCGCACCCCACCCAATCGCCCGGGCATGAAGCTTCGCAAAGACACCCGAAGGACGGACAAAAAGGCCACCAGGCACGAACGGCCCACATACGCGACGGCCCACGAAAGCCCACATAGAACAGAACGAGGAAAGATTAAAAGGCGACATGGCCGATCGGGACAACGGGGGACTTCTTCGCCCTTTCATAGGGGTAAAGATTAGTAATTGCTATAAATCGATCACTTGTACACCTTCCTTGCATCTGAATCTGCTTCCAACAAAACAATTGTACAAAGTATGATGCCTCCAACAGCAGATCTGTCACGTTCACTTATCGCTAAACATCTGGGTCGAGGAGCCAATTTGGTTCCGACAATATGCAATGAACACGGGACGTCTGGGTCGAGGAGCCGCGTTGTGGTCCGCAGGTTACCATCCTTCTAAGCCGGACGAAGTGTGGGACACCTCTTTGGACTGCTAATCAGGGGCGTGGATTACAAACCAAACGGTGTTAGGCAGATGACCCCGGTACGATACAAGGCGATTACTAGCCTTTCCTCCTGATTACATGATCACGATTATTTTCAAAGATTACGATTCAAATTTCCcagaaaatttgaaaataaaatcataaaAAAGATGGGCTTTCATTGAGGACCATATATCATCTTCTTTAGCCTCTCCTCAAAGTACCGAAGCAACACTGTGAATACATGACTTATCTTCACCCGAGTAAGATCCTCCCAAAGATATTCAGCATTCCCCTCGCTTCCATGTGCATCCGGTAAGGAACTCTAGATCAAGCAGACCCTGTTTATTTCTCCGTCATACTATAGAATAATGTACTcgctccggccggaattacttgccgaaatattacatgtatctagacgtcttttacacatagatacattcgtatttgagcaaatttgagacaagcaataccggtcggagggagtaatattgaTGGGTCTTAGAGTGATCTGTTGGTAACCTATCATCGGTGGTGACTAAGCCATGTTATACCGACCCGACAGGTGGTGACAAATCATCGTCGACGGGACTGGCAAGAAAGATCCATCAGAGGTGACTTCTCCAATGCAGGAGCATTCCACAGGAGTCAACTTTGACGAGGCTTTGGCCCAGGCCCATTCGGTGGTGATGATTTTAAAGTCGATTTAAAAATCACCACGACGGGTTTACATGACGATTTGTTTGTGGTAACTTTTACGTTGAGCATAGAAATTGTCCGCACTCATGGGCTAGGTCGTCTTGGCCCGTCAGTGGTaacctgcagctcgaactgcCAAAATTCCGGCATTATTCTACACTTTACATAATTTTCCTTGCATACACATTCATAATATCTATCCATACATGTTACACTACATTCGATCATGACATGCGTAAAACATTTCGATGTACAAAAAGTTATATTTCCATTGATGACAAGTTATGTATTCCCACGTTTCTTAAATTAGGttgtatattgttttctttgaccaaacTTTTGACCAAGGATTACTTCATGAAACGTGTGACTTACATGATACATATCATAACTAAGCAGGTACTTTTGAAACAAAATTCAATGATATCAACTTTATTCCACAATGTGTGTGTCAAAGGCTATGTCAAAGAAAATAATGTACACCTACCCTAGTTTAAGGAACGAAGGTACTATGTGATGCAGCACAAAGACTGTGGAGGAacaactccaccttgctgcTACAATATAGATAGCACAAATGTTGAAAGAACCACTTCAACGTGCTGCTCTAGATATCGCTCTAGGAAATAGGACTGATTTTTGGAGGTATACCATGACCTTATCACCAACTTGGAATGATTTTAGCCTTCGTTTGCAATCAGCCAATTGTTTGTACTTCTAATTTTGTGCCTCTAAGACACTTTAAATTTCTTCAAATAATTCAGTGTAGTTATCAACAAAGGACAATGCTGATTTTGAGTTCCCCTTCGTTGGTAGCTTCACCAGATCCACCACATGTGTTGGAACTTTAGTGTAGGCAATAGAAAAAGGACTCTTTCCGGTTGATCTATGCTTGGAGTTGTTATATGAGAATTCAGCAAGTGATAAAGCCAAATCCAATTGTCCCTTCCTATCTCCACAAATGCTATAGACCAGATTACCCAAAAACTTGTTCACCACTTCCGTCTGACCATCTGTTTGTGGATGGGCTGTACTAGAAAATTTTAACTCGGTGTTGAATTGCTTCCACAAAGTTAGCCAAAAGGCAGCAAGAAACTTGCTATCACGGTCTGAGACGATGGACCTTGGAACTCCATGAAGCCTGACCACTTCTTGAAAGAATAGATTTGCCACATGATGAGCATCAGTTGTCTTGCGACACGGAATGAAATGGGCCATTTTAGAGAACCTGTCCACAACCACAAATACCGCATCGTTCCCGCGTCTTGTTCTTGGTAAACCCAAGACAAAGTCCATAGAGATATCCTCCCACGGGGCATCAGGGCAGGCAAGGGCATGTATAACCCTGTGTTTTGGACTTGACCCTTGAAGGTTTGACATATGGGGCACCGCTGAACAAACTTGCCTGCATCTCTTTTTAGTTGTGGCCAAAAGTATCGAGCCTCCAGGTTAGCGATAGTTTTTCACGTCCAACATGACCACTGAGATCACTTGAATGGGGTTCTCTGATTAACTTGTCACGTAGAGAACTTCTTGGGATGCACAAACGATCATTCTTGAAGAGATAGCCATCTTGTACCAAATAAGCATCATCTAATGGCTGTCCTCTCAGGGGTTTTACCCAAACATGGCCAAAGTCTTCGTCCTCTTCGTACAACTCTTTTATTTGATCCATGCCTGGAAGTTCAGCCTCGAAGGAAGTCAAAAGGCATGCACGCCGACTCAAAGCATCGGCTACTTTGTTGGTTGTTCCAGACTTATGCACAATGAGGTAGTTAAACCTTTCCAGGTATGCTGCCCATCTTGCTAACATGCGATCCACATGCTTTTGATTTCTAAAATGCTTCAAGGATTGATGGTCAGTGAAAACAATGAATTCCTTAGGCAACAAATAGACTTTCCGAGTCTTTAAAGCCCTGAAAATAGCATACAATTCTTGCTGATAGGTACTCGACTTCTGTCTTGCCTCGCTTAGCTTCTCACTAAAGAAAGCAATGGGTTTTCGTTCTTGAGATAGAACTGCACCAATGCCTACTCCACTTGCATCGCACTCTAACTCAAAAGTCTTAGTAAAATCAGGTAGTGCCAAGATAGGAGCTTGTGAGAGCTTTGCCTTTATCTCTTTGAAACTAGCTTCAGCAGATTCATTCCACTGAAACTTTCCTTTCTTTAGGCATTCAGTGATCGGTGCCATGATGGTACTGAAATTTTTCACAAACTGCCTGTAGAAAGTTGCAAGACCATGAAAACTTCTTACTTCTGAGATAGTCTTGTGAGTTGGCCATTCTCTGACTGCTTCAACTTTAGAGTCATCAACATGAATGCCCTCACTTGTTATGACAAACCCCAAGAAAAAAAGTCGTGTTTGAAGGAAAACACATTTCTTCAAGTTGACATAGAGTTCATTTTCCTTAAGTACCCATAGCACCTTGCGAATGTGATCCAAGTGTTCATCTTCATCCTTGTTGTATATGAGGATgtcatcaaaataaaccacaACAAAGTGGGATAAGAAGGGTCGAAGTACCTGGTTCATCAAGTGCATAAAGGTACTTGGTGCATTTAAAAGTCCAAATGGCATGACCAACCACTCAAACAACTCTTCCTTTGTCTTGAAAgctgttttccattcatccCCGGGTCTAATGCGAATTTGATGATATCCACTCTTTAAGTCTAGCTTTGTGAACACTCTTGCACCACTAAGTTGATCTAACATATCATCCAAACGGGGAATAGGAAATCTATACCGTATGGTGATTTTGTTGATCGCTCTACTATCCGTACACATGCGCCAAGATTCATCCTTCTTTGGCGTGATCAAAGCTAGCACGGCGCATGGACTAATACTCTCTCGAATGTGCCCTTTCTGCAGCAATTCCTCCACCTTTTCCTTTAATATATCATGCTCTTTTGGGCTCATCCGGTAGTGTGGACGATTAGGAAGACTTGCTCCCGGAATTAAGTCAATTCGATGTTGAATTCCTCTCATGGGTGGTAGGCCTTGTGGTTCTCCAAGTATGCGTTGAAACTCAGCTAGTACGCCATGTACCTTTGCTGGAATTTCAACCACCGGTTTCTCTTCACCTTTAACAATAAGTGCAGCACACATATTTGCCTCCTTCAAGTCTTCCGTAAACTCATTAGAGGTGTGGGAAATGGTTAACATATTTTTCCCCTCCTCCTTAGAGGTATTACCATTTGATAGGTTAGGTAGGATGATGATCTTTCTCTTGTTCCAAGTGAAAGAGTAAGAATTTTCCTTCCCTTTGTGTGTAGTATCCACATCAAACTGCCAAGGTCTCCCAAGAACAACATGGCTGGCATCCATATCGACAACATCACATAACACATTTGAGCGGTAGTACTTTCCCAAAGAGAGTGGCAAGTTGCATTGTTTGGTGACCCTCATATTCACCCCTTTCTTGATCCATCCGATGGTGTAGGGATTTGGGTGATCATGTGTCTCAAGCTTTAAATGGTTCACCAAATTCTGTGAGATAAGATTCTCACAACTGCAACTATATATCAATCACTAATTTGCATACCTCGCCATTCATCGTGCATTTGCTCTCAAATATTTTCTTCCACTGTGTGTTGTCGGCCTGTGCGTTGAGCACAAGAGACGTTGAATCACGCATACCACCTCTCTTCACCCTCTTCTTCACAAACACCTTGCCCTTCAACATCTTCAGATTCATATTCCTCGTCATCTTCGTCATCACGGATTGTTGTGTTGACGAATTTCCTCAATGGGCAGTTGCTAGATACATGTCCCTCTTCCCCACATTTATAGCATTTTACCACAGGCTTTGCCCTACTCTTGCCTCCAACTTGCTTCGGGGTAGGTTGCTTTGCCTTTGGTTGGGTGTTCTTCTCTTCCACTCTATGCGAGTAACTCCAAGACAGGCCTTCCGTATGTGAATATGGAGCCTTACTTGCCTTTCTTGTCTTCACCAACCTCTCGGCCTTTAAGGCTAGAGCTTGTGCTTGGTCAATGGACCAAACCTGTTGCATCATCAAACGATCCTTTATAGTGTCACTGAGACCGTTGATGTATCTTGCAACTTGTTGATCTTCAGTTTCAGCAAGGTTGCACCTCACTTGTAGCCTTAGAAACTCTTCGTTGTATTCTGAAACGGTTCTATTTCCTTGAACACAATTCTGGAACTGAATAAATAGGATCTGATCATAATCAGCAGTCAAAAATCTCCCTTTCAAAAGATTCTTCATTTGTCTCCAAGATCTCACACGAGGTTCTCCTCTTAGTTTGTGGTCTTCTTGAAGGCGATGCCACCATGCACCAGCTCCTCCTTTTAGCTTGTATGCGACCAAAGAAACTTTACAATCTTCTGGAATATTCATGACCACAAAGAAAGTCTCCACTTCATAAAACCAATCAAGGCACCCTTCAATATCGACATTTCCATTGAAATTGGGGATTTCAGCTTTCACCTTGTGTGCATCTCTCGCATTTGTAGCATTGGTTACTCTCGGATATGCATAGAGGTCAGGTTCTTCAAGGCCCTCATCAGACTCTTCACCTTCAGAAGTTTCATCATAAGTTGGGCCTCCTTGAAGTACACTGATGTGCATGTCGTTGTGGTACTTGGGTTCGAAGATGAGCTTCCTTCCTTCGCCACCGaagatctccttcctccttaGATGTATCTTATTTATGGGTAGCAGGAGGAACACCTTTCCTTATCATCTCAACCAACTAATCGAATCTCCGGTTAAGATTCTCACGTAACGCTTGGATTTGTTGTTCTGCAGCATCTACTCTCTTTCTCAAATCCTCCATTGCTTGCTGTAGCTCCCTCTCAATGAGGAAACCAGCAACTAGAACGGATCAGCACGGCTCTGATACCACCTGATGCAGCACAAAGTTGTGGAGGAACAACTCCACCTTGCTACTACAATATAGACATCACAAATGTTGAAGGAACCACTTCAACGTGCTGCGCTAGATATCGCTCTAGGGGCGGGAAACCGCCAAGAGTTTAATCCAAACTCTTAACACACAAGATCTAATCCAAGATTTAAGACAAAAAACATAAAGTGCTCTTTATTGATAAGTATTGGTTCATAGTCTCCCCAAGATAGAGGTGTGGACCTCTATTTATAAGTCTCAAGAGTTTGCACTACTTATCTCTACTTATAACTATAAACTTCTAGGGAACACTACTCAAAGTTAGGAAAATATCCTAGTTACAACTTATAGTAGAACACTCTAGAAACTAACACAACACCTATGACTAAAAGACAAGTTACTTAGAATATAATAAAAGTGTGTAGAGGCCTCGAGACATCTGATTtctacttttattttattttgtttttctctacTGTCCCTCATCACTATGTAACGCAAGTTATACCATGAGACGAAATAGAAATTAACTATAACCTAACATTTTGTACAACCTAGCTAATTAAGTCGAGGGCTTTGTCGCCAATGATTGATCCTTCGTTGCAGGTGATTTCCCCTTAGTCGGTGATGattgctccttttttttgacCGCTGGTGATGCTTGCTCTTTCATCAGAGAGGGCGCCGCCATCTACACATCATGCATATTTAATCCGCCATAAAAGGTACCAAAAGGCCGGAACACGTCATAGTCGAGCCAATCATATCTCTAATACTGTGATGttctttccattttttttcatggcaGTACTGTACCGCTGTTGCTGTGAACCTGCAAAAattgtacttcctctgtcccataagtgattcaaatttgtctaaatatgaacatatctatatactaaaatatgtttagatacatttaatatttcgacaccTAATATGTACTCCTTCTGATTTTAAgttcttgattcaaatttgtccaaatatgaatgtattcattcttaaaaaaatgtctaaatacatataatatttcgacaaaatttAGAataggagggagtaacatggggcggagggagtaatgGGCCGAATCCCCCCTGGAACGAAAATGTTTTGGGCGAGGTTTCCGAATTAAAATGCGATACAACATACAAGGTCCTAAAATGCGATGGGCCACGACCCACGAGTGGGTTAGCACAAGGCGCGGGAAAACACCCCGCCTCCTCAGACTTGGCGCCCATTTCGCCGATCCAAAACTAAAATCTAGGTTTTCCCTCAGTAAGAAGACAAGCAAAAGCGGCCAACCGATCCCCCTCAGCCCAGCGTACGGCGCAGCCGACTAGCCGAGCATGAGTGGCGGTGATAGTAGGCGACGGAGGCCGTcggccggaggaggtggaggtggaggcggcggtggctgggGCGGGCGGAGGTCTGGatcgtcggcggcgaaggAGCAGCGGCTGCGGCTGGGGGCGGAAGAGCTTCTCGAGAGCCGTCTCGGCTTCGCTCCCTACACCGAAGGAGAGCGCCGGCTTGGCTGGCTCCTCACCTTCTCCCCCGTGAGTTCCCTCTCTATCTCGCCCTTGTTCTTTCCTTGCAATTGCTCTAGCTTGAGTTGGGGCCGACCATGTTGTGCAATCAGCAGTAGAATTATGTAGATGCTGCGACATACTTCTGACATGAAGTGCAATTATTCTAGAAATTGACAGATCCATTGGTTATACAGACCAGGGAGATAATGCTGGCTTGAAATCACACAAGGAATTGCTTGCTTGAAATCGATAGTGTTGAGTGGTGACTTTACTGCTAGTACGGGTTTAGTGAAATATCGTCTCGATTGCAACTGGTAGCTACAGTGAAAGTACTTCAAGGT includes:
- the LOC100828807 gene encoding uncharacterized protein LOC100828807, translated to MFGPLPTRQPLPPHSCPCLDAMLGCMLETLSNLINPYIYTTTNKAQTTSQATNKPTTLAASRDFVFMAKQAIFVHLIVTLLLLLCPASQGEDLGDAAAGAPCGAAELVVRQWATGRVVEGKPEYAVEVRNRCRCAQSMVLLRCYGLSSVEAVDPLAIRPLDAERCVLRGGRRIPAGAPVRFKYAWMTPFDFPLLSSQAHC